The following are encoded in a window of Pseudomonas graminis genomic DNA:
- a CDS encoding secondary thiamine-phosphate synthase enzyme YjbQ produces MWQQTLITLRARPRGFHLVTDEIVAGLRELRECRIGLLHVWLQHTSASLTVNENADPAVRRDFERFFNRLVPQGRDGYEHDDEGPDDLPAHFKASLLGCQLTLPVTNGRLALGTWQGIYLGEHRDAGGARRVLATLQGEGHDR; encoded by the coding sequence ATGTGGCAACAGACCTTGATCACGCTGCGGGCAAGGCCTCGTGGTTTCCATCTGGTGACTGACGAGATCGTTGCGGGCCTTCGCGAATTACGCGAATGCCGCATTGGCCTGCTGCATGTCTGGCTGCAACACACCTCGGCCTCGTTGACCGTCAACGAGAACGCCGACCCGGCGGTACGTCGCGATTTCGAGCGTTTCTTCAACCGTCTGGTGCCTCAGGGGCGCGACGGTTACGAGCATGACGACGAAGGACCCGACGATCTGCCTGCGCACTTCAAAGCCAGTCTGCTTGGCTGCCAGCTGACATTGCCGGTTACAAATGGACGGCTGGCGTTGGGCACATGGCAAGGTATTTATCTGGGCGAGCACCGCGATGCAGGCGGAGCCCGTAGAGTCCTCGCCACGCTTCAAGGTGAGGGACACGACCGCTGA